Genomic window (Streptomyces sp. TG1A-60):
GAACTTGTTGTCGTGGAATGAGTCCAGCTGTGAGATCTTGGTGTACGGAGGCACTCGGAGTGCATTGCCTGTGAACCAGTCGTGGTACAAGGTTAGATTCATTCCCCAGAAGTCGATGTTTTTCGTCGTGTTGACGACTCCTGTGGTCTTGTTGTTGAACCCGTAATCCGCGAAGTTGATGCCGGAAGAGCAATGGGCGTGGTTCCACTGAACTCGACGGCCTTCGAATCCCGCGTACTGGTAGAAGCAATACCAGCGGTTGTCGTTCGCGCCGGCTGGGCACCCGTTCCAGTTTGCCGCCTCTGCCTGCACATCTTCCACTTCGGCCTCGGATACGCCGTCGAGTGCGAGAGCAGCCTCGGTGGGCGCCGGGGCGGCTGCTTCTCCAGGGAGAGGCAGCGCCATGATCACTTCGCCGTCGTTCCAGGAGATTTCATTCGCACTGACCTGCGCCGCCCCATTGTTGGTCTCGGCGATGGTTGCGTCGATTTCTGCTTGGAGAGTCAGGCGCTCGTCGGTCGTCAGGCTCTGGACTTCGCCGCGGCTGTCTTCTGCTGCGACGGCCGGCAGTGACGGTATGCCTTCGGCGGCGGCTGTCGGAGCGCCCATGGCCAGTGACGAGGCGACCAAAGCTGCCCCACCAGCGAAAGATGCCGCCGAAAAGCGGATGGATCTACCCACCGTTCCGTTCCCTTCCGGTCGTTGACAGACGCACCGTACGGGTACGTGAGTGACTTCTGGGAGATTCTGTGCAGAATCCTTGAAAAGTGAGAAAGGGGACTCCGCCGGTAGGTGTTATTCCACTTCGGCAGCGGCCCCTTCGGCTGCCGGTCGACGAAGAGCGCCACTCGGGGTCGTCGAGATCGGCGTGGAGCACCGGGACCCAGTTCATGAACCCGAGGGTGGCATCAAGGCGTTGCAGGATGCCGACCGTCCGTTACTCCAGCGGGCCGGGGTGGGCGAGGGTCTCCGTTCGGACGGGAAGCCGTAGCGAGACGGGGAGTTCCTGCTGCATGGCTGGGCGCGCGCCGGACGGGAAGACCGTGCGGAGCATGGGGTGCCGGGCCATGAGGACGTCGACGGCCCGTTGGAACAGGCCCGGGTCCAGGCCGCCGTGGATACGGAAGCGGGCCAGCGTCGAAGAACCGCCCCCGCGGCCCCACCTCGGGACACGGGCACGTCCAGCACCCGCGCCCACACCGCCCGCACGGCCTCGCGGGCCTCCCGCAGTGAACGGGGAACGCGCCACCGTCTCCCGCCCTCGGCCTTGCCCCCGTCCTCCGCAGCGGGGTCGACCGCAGCCGACGTGCCGACCACCCCCGACATGCCGGCCGCCTCCCCCGTGCCGGTGGTGGATCAACGCCCCTCCACCGCCGCGCACTTCCCGGCCTCGAACCTCTCCCGCAGCACCCCCCGCCGCAGCTTCCCGCTGGTCGTCCGCGTGAACGTCCCCGGCGGCAACGGCAGCACCCGTACGTCGTCGTGCCCGAGGACCTCCCGCCGCCGGCCGGCGGCGGCGCGGAGCACCGGCGCCGCGGCGGACCGTTCGGGCCGGGCCCACCGCACGAACGCGACGACCCGCTCGCCCTCGCCGTCCGGATCGGTGGACCCCACGACGGCCACGGCGCCCGGCGGCAGCCCCGGCGTCACGGCGACCGTCTCCTCCAGGTCGGACGCGTGGAACGTACGGCCGTTGACGAACACGACGTCCTTGTGGCGCCCGGTGACGCACAACCGCCCGCCCCGCAGGAACCCCAGGTCGCCCGTGCGCAGCCAGCCGTCGGCCCCGAACGCCGCCGCGCTCGCCTCGGGCGCCCGGTGGTACCCGCGCCCCAGCTGCGGCCCCCGCACCTCCACATGCTGGTCGGGGGTCTCCCGCGCCGCGACGAGCAACACGTCCAGCAGAGTCGAGTCCGCCCCGCCGTCCACACCTTCATTCGATCTCTCCACCGTGCGGACCCTGCAAGCCGCTTCCGTCCGGTGGCAGGCGGAGGAAGTGGTGGCGGAGCCGGTGGTGGCAGACCACGAATCGCCGGCCTCCCGCACCCGGAGGTGCGGGAGGCCGTGGCGGCCGTACGGGAGGGGGTGGTGCCCCCGCCGCCTACGTCCAGCTGTGGGCCACGTCCACCACGAGCCGGTCGGAGAGCTGAAGCACCCGGAACGGCAGCCGGGCGCGGACGCCGACGCCGATCTGGGTCTCGCCCTCGAAGCTGCCGGCGAAGCGGGTGTCACGGAAGGTGCGGTAGCCGGTGAGGTTCACACCGGGCAGCGGTCCGGCCACGTCGCCCGGGTAGACAACCCCGCCCGTCTCGGGGTCGTAGCTCGGCGCGGCGACCCGTATCTCCAGGACGGCCCCGCCCTTCACGGGTATGGGGTCGCCGGAGCCGACCTGGTGGAGCCGGTCGACGTACTGGACGTAGTAGCCGACGTGGGCGCCGCCGTCTGGCACGTCGAACACGATGCGGTCGAAGCAGTCGTGCCGTCCCGTCCTGATGTCCGACAGGGGCGCGGCTCCGCTGTCGGGGCTTCCCTTGACGAGGCTGCCCCAGCCCGTCGGGCAGGCCGCCGCGGTACGCGCGGCACCGCCGGGCGCGGCACTCGCGGTGGCCGCCGCCGTCCCGATCGCGGTGCCCGCGAGCGCGAGCGTCAGAACCACTGCTCCGATTCGTCGCATGCCGTCCCCCTTGTTCCCACAACGCTGCGGTAGCGCTGATATCGGGTGAGACGACCGGCTATGGCGGAAGGTTGTACTCCCCCCCCCACGGAAGCGTCCCGGTATCGGAACAGCAGGGAAAGGGAGCAGGGAAGGGGGAAGATGGGCACCGTCGACGAGCGCCTGAGCCAGCTACACCTACGAGGCGTGCAGTCGCTACCGAGGCTTCCGATCCGGGTAGCGAGCACAATCGCAGGCCGACGTTGGAACGGCACCCATCGGCTTGCGATCCCAACACCCCCTTCACAGAACACCTGTTCGACGTGAAGGATGGGGGCGATCGCGTGTCAGTTCGGCACGTCGCTCGTTAGGCAGCGCAGTCGAAGCGCCGGGTGGGAAAGCGCTGATGACCAGTGTCCACCCACTACGGGAGGGGACCCATGGGCGATCGCAGCACAATCGAGTGGACCGAGGCGACCTGGAATCCCACCACAGGATGCGACCGGATCTCCCCCGGGTGTGACAACTGCTACGCCTTGACGTTATCCAGGCGTCTCAAGGCCATGGGCGTTGCCAAGTACCAGGCTGACGGGGATCCCAGGACATCCGGCCCGGGCTTCGGCCTCACCCCTCACCCTGACGCACTGGCCATTCCCCGCCAGTGGAGGGCCCCACGGATGGTCTTCGTCAACTCCATGAGCGACCTCTTCCACGCCAAGGTCCCCCTGGACTTCGTCCGGCAGGTCTTCCAGGTGATCGCCGAGACTCCCCAGCACACCTACCAGCTACTGACCAAGAGAGCCCGCAGGCTGCGACGTGTGGCCGGCGAACTCGACTGGCCCTCCAACCTGTGGATGGGCGTCTCCGTCGAAGATGCAGAGCACCTGGATCGTGTCGACGACCTTCGACAAGTTCCCGCAGCCGTGCGCTTCCTGTCCTGCGAGCCGCTGCTCGGTCCACTTACCGGTCTGCACCTGGGCGGCATCGGCTGGGTTATTGCCGGCGGGGAGTCCGGGCCCCACCATCGGCCCGTGGAGGAGGAGTGGCTGGTGGACATCCGCGACGCCTGCAACGACGCCGGAGTGCCCTTCTTCTTCAAGCAATGGGGTGGCCGCAGCCCGAAGTCAGGGGGCCGCGAACTCGATGGAGCGACCTGGGATGAGATGCCACCCAGACTGCCTGTCGCAGCCCATTAACGGCCAAAGCCCAACAGACGCCGTACGCACTCTGGTGACATATGGCAACGGTGTGTGACCCTCTCCCCAGCGGGACCGACGGGAGCAGGGGGACCGATCGTGGCCGTACCGAAGGATGCCGTGTGGGAACGCGATCCGCATACGGCGGCCAAACATGACTTATTGAAGCGGTATTTGGAAGCCTGGGCGCCGATTCTGCTGTCACGGCTCGACGTGATCAGTTACGCCGAAGGCTTCGCGGGTGCCGGCGTCTACAAGCAGGGCGAGCCCGGCTCCCCGGTCATCGCTTACGAAGTCTTCGCCGAGGCTCTGAACAGGTTCCCGAAACGTATGCGCGTGATCCTCATGGAGGAGGACGCCCGGCGCGTCAAAGAGTTACAGCACCAGATAGAGCTCGCCCGCTCCCGGCAAACGGACGACATCACCAGACGAATAGCGGTCGACATACGTCACGGAGATTTCCACCCGGCTCTCCTGCAGAGGCTGCGGAGCATCGGCGCATTGGGGAAGCCTCTCTTCGTCCTGTTGGACAGCTTCGGCGGACCCGACATCCCCTTCTCGCTCCTCCAGGAGCTGGGGCGCCATCCCAGCACCGAAGTGATGGTGACCTTCGAACCCAGCTTCCTCACCCGGTTTGCCGAGAAGCACGACGGCCACCGCCAGCTCGGCGACGAAGCCTTCGGCAGCCAGGAGTGGCAAGGCGTCTTCCAGCAGTCTCCCTCACGCAAGTTCACCTTCCTGCGCGAGCAGTACCGGAACACGCTGCGCCAGGCAGGCTTCACGCACACGCTGTACTTCGAGATGGTCGACGAGGGCGGCAGGATGCTCTACCTGATTTTCGGCACCCAGCACGAACTGGGGCTGGAGAAGATGAAGGACGCCATGTGGAAGGTGGACCCTTCGTATGGCGTCCGCTACCGCGACCCCAGGGACACCCAACAGCAGATGCTTGATCTCGTATTCGAACCGGATACGGCTCCGCTGCGACGGATCCTGCACGACTTCATCTCCGAAACGCCCGGCGGGCGAACCATCCCCGAGCTCAAGCGATACGCCCTCTTGGAAACCGTCTACCGGCCCGCCCAAGTGATCGAGGCCATCCGGCAGCTGCGTGAGGCGGGCGCCGTGACGACGGAACCTCGTGCCATCAACGCCAAGACGCGAGTGAGCCTGGCGACGACACCGCCCACTACCCGTCCGTCAGCCGAGCAAGGCGCCCTCTGGTGAGAGGCCGCGAGGGCACATCCAGGGCACATGAGCCTGGGAAACGGCGTTGACCCGTGAGAACTACCGAGAGGAGTTTTCCCAGGTCAACGCACATCTCCCTGCGAAACCGCAGGTCAGCCCCCTCCCGTCACCAATCGCTGCACGAGTGGCAGGACTTCAGCCATCGGCTGCACGAGGCGGGGCATCAGCCGTACTGCTTGGTGTGGCCGTGACCCGGGGCGTGGTCTGAGTCTCACACGGATCGGGCGGGGTCTTCGGGCCCCGCCTTCGTCGTGTGAACGCGGGGTCAGGGGTAGCGGTTCGTTCAGGTGAGCGTCGCGTGGGCCAGGGCGGTGCCGAGGAAGGCGGCGGTCAGGCCGGCGACGACGCTCGCGATCGCGTTGGTGGCGGCGAGGAGTCCGGCGCCGGTCTCGGTCAGGCGCATTGTCTCGAAGGAGAAGGTCGAGTAGGTACTGAGCGTCGCGCACAGACCGAGGCCGATGAGGTGCTGGACGGCCGCGGGCACGGTCGTCGCGGTGGTGGCGCCCGTGAGGAAGCCGAGCAGGACGCAGGCGGCGACGTTCACGGTGAAGGTGCCCCAGGGGAAGACGGTGTAGTGGCGGGCCTGGACGGCCCGGTCGGTCAGGTAGCGCAGCGGGGCGCCGACGAGGGCGCCGGCGATGACCATCAGCCAGTTCACGCGCGGCCTCCGTCGCGGGCGGGGCGGGGCGGGGCCACCAGCCGGGTGAGCGCGGCCGTGGCCCAGACCGCGAGGAGGGCGGCGGCCAGGGTGGCGGCTAGGTACAGCAGCGCGGTGCCGGCCTGTCCGTCGTCGATCAGGTGCTGGGCGTCGACGGCGTACGTGGAGAAGGTGGTGTAGCCGCCGAGGAGGCCGGTGCTGAGGAAGGGCCGCACGAGGGGGTGGGCGGTGGTCCGTTCGGTGATCAGCACCATGAGGAGGCCCATGGCGGCGCAGCCGGTGACATTGATCCAGAACGTGGTCCACGGGAACGTGCCGGGCGCGGTGGGCCACAGGAGGGTGGCGCCGTAGCGGGCGCAGGCGCCGATCACCCCGCCCGCCGCGATGGCCCCGAGGATCTCGGCCTGGCGGCGGCGTGGGCCGGGATCTCGCTGTGGGGGCCACGGGTCGACGGCGGTGTCCGGGTCGACCGGTTCGGCCTGGCGGCCGGTGGGCGGGTCGGCGGGCTCCGAGCGGTGTGCCGGGTGGTGGTCGGGCTGGTCATCGAAGTGCACGGCGTTCAGGCTCCTACCTGAGCGGTTCGGACCGCGTGCGGGCGCGCGCGGGGAAGGTCAGGTAGGGACCGTTGGCGACCGTCGGACGGTCACGGTTGGGTACGGGCAGGCCCCACTGCCGTACAGCCGTGCGAAGACGGCTGTACGGCCAAGGTTACTCGCAGCGGCGGCGGGCTCAGCAGCCGCCGGGGGCGGTCGGGGCGGCGGTCTCCTCGCCGAGGGCGGGCAGGCCGTCGGCGCCCATGGGGCTCGGGGCGGACCAGGTGCCGGAGGCGTCGATGACCGCGCGGGCGGTGAGCCGCTCCTCGCGGCCGTCGGCGGACCGGACGTGCACGGTGAAGGGCTGCCCGTCGCGGCCGGAGTCGACGATGCGGTCGCGCCCGGCGCGGGCGACACCGGTGACGGTGGCGCCGACCACCAGCCCGACCTGGGCCTCGCCCTTACCCTCCGCACGTCAGAACGCCGGCCCCACTGGCCCCGGCCCCCCTCAGGGCCGCAGCATGAGCGGCATGAGCAATGTGAGCAAGGCGAGCGCCGCACGGATCTCGCGGCGTGCCCAGGATGTCGCCCCCTTCTACGCCATGGAGTTCGCCAAGCAGGCCGCCGCGCTGGCCGCCCAGGGGCATGACGTCGTCAAACTCAGCCTCGGCGAACCGGATTTCGGCGCACCTCCGGCCGTGCGGGACGCGATGCGGGAGGCCATGGACGGGCGGCCGATGACGTACACGGCGGCGCTCGGGCTGCCGGCCCTGCGGGAGGAGATCGCCCGGTTCTACGGCGAACGGCACGGCGTCGAGGTCGACCCGGCCCGGGTCGTCGTCACGGCCGGCGCCTCGGCCGCGCTGGTGCTGGCCACCGCCGCCCTCGTGGACCCCGGCGACGAAGTCCTCATCGCCGACCCCTCCTACCCCTGCAACCGGCAGATCGTCGAGAGCTTCGGCGCCGACGTCACCCTCGTCCCCACCACCGCCGCGAGCCGCTTCCAACTGGACGCGGCGTCGGTGCGCTCGCACTGGACGGACCGGACGCGCGGTGTCATGGTCGCCACCCCCTCCAACCCGACCGGCACCTCGGTACCGGCCGACGAACTCGCCGCCCTCTGCGACCTCGCCCGTGAACGCGGCGCATGGCGCCTCGTCGACGAGATCTACCTCGACCTCGGCGACCACGACGAGCGGGGCCGGCCGCCGGCGAGCGCGCTGTCGTACGACCCGGACGCCGTCGTCATCAACAGCTTCTCGAAGTACTTCGGCATGACCGGCTGGCGACTCGGCTGGTGCGTCGTCCCCGAACCCCTCGTGCCGGCCGTCGAACGCCTCGCCCAGAACTACTTCCTCTGCGCCTCCACCCCAGCCCAGCACGCCGCCCTGGCCTGCTTCACTCCCGAGTCCCTGGCGGTCTGCGAGGCCCGCCGCGTCGAGTTCGGCGAGCGGCGGGCGCTGGTGCTCGACGGGCTGGCCCGGATCGGGCTGCCGGTCCCCGTGCCGCCCGACGGGGCCTTCTACGTCTACTTCGACGTCCGCGGGACCGGCCTCACCTCGTGGCAGTTCTGCGAACGGGCCCTGCGGGAGGCACACGTCGCCCTCACCCCCGGCCGGGACTTCGGCACACACACCGCCGAGACCCACGTCCGGCTCTCCTACGCGGCCTCGGCGGACGATCTGCGCGAGGGGATCGCCCGGCTGGGGAAGTTCATGGCCACGCTGCGGTGAGACGGTTGGGCCGGTGCGGCGAGGGCGGAGGGCTGGAAGACATACCCGCCGCCCGCAGACGCCGGGCGGCGGCTGGTACGCGGTGCTGCCCGACTGCGACGCGGCGCGGGCGGCGGCCGTGCCGGGCGCGACGGCGACGCGGATCGTGGGGCAGCGCTTCCGGGCGGCCGTGGCTCGTCGGGCGGCGGGCCGACGACGAGGTGGCCGTGACGACGACCGGCTGCGACCGATGGCGACCGGCGGTGACCGGTAGCGGCCGGTGACGGCCGGTGACGACCGTGGGGTTCTCCCCGCTGACCGCGTCCCCGCCTCACCGCGCTCGTCCGGGAGGGCGACGCCCTCGGGCTCGCTCGACCGGGCCTGCCGCCCACCCGGGCACTCCGTGACCGCCGTCTCACCCGGCGGCGCCTATCTTGGCGTTCATGCAGTCCTACACGATCGGTCAGGCCGCGCGGCTGCTCGGGGTCAGCCCCGACACCGCGCGACGATGGGCGGACGCGGGCCGGGTGGCGACCCGGCGCGACGAGAGCGGGCGCCGGCTCGTGGACGGGAGGGACCTCGCGGCCTTCTCCGTGGAGCTGGCCACGGACGTCGGCGGCGAGGACGACGTGCCGTACACGTCGGCCCGCAACGCCTTCCCCGGCATCGTCACCGCCGTGAAACTCGGTGACGTGGCCGCCCAGGTCGAGATCCAGGCGGGCCCGCACCGCCTGGTCTCGCTGCTCACCCGGGAGGCCGTGGAGGAACTGGGACTGGAGGTCGGCATGGAGGCCACGGCCCGCGTGAAGTCCACGAACGTGCACATCGACCGGACGTGACGGGCAGGGCAGGCGTGTCGGGCCCCACGGGCACGTTCACGAGACGCACATGCGGCCTCTGCTGAGTTTTTTCATGGCTCATGCAATGTGCCAGGAGACTTTTCGCTTGCACATGCGTCAAGATGATGGGTATCCGTGTCGCCCCCGCGGAGGAGGAGTAGGCCGTGCTGAACCGTCCCGCGCTACGGACCGCAGCCACCAGTGCCACCGCGCTGCTGACCCTCAGCGCCTGCTCCTCCTCCGACGACACCTCCGCCCGCTCCGGCTCGCCGAAGCTCTCCGGCACGGTCACCGTGTTCGCCGCCGCCTCACTCCAGGAGAGCTTCACGGCGCTGGGGAAGCGGTTCGAGAAGGACCATCCCGGCACGAAGGTGACGTTCAGCTTCGGCGGCAGCGACTCCCTCGCCGCCGGCATCACCGGCGGCGCCCCGGCGGACGTGTTCGCCTCCGCCAGCCCCAGGACGATGGAGATCGTGACGGACGCGGGCGACGCCTCCGGAGCGCCCGCCACCTTCGTACGCAACCGGCTGGAGATCGCGATCCTGCCGGGCAACCCCGACAGGATCGGCTCCCTGAAGGACCTCGCCCGGTCGGGGCTGAAGGTCGTGCTGTGCGACGAGGACGTGCCGTGCGGTGCCGCGGCGCGGAAGGCCCTGGACGCCGGTGGCCTCCGGCTCACCCCCGTCTCGTACGAGCAGGACGTCAAAGCGGCCCTGACGAAGGTCGGGCTGAAGGAGGCGGACGCCGCGGTCGTCTACCGGACCGATGTGCGGGCCGCCGGTGACAAGGTGGAGGGCGTGGAGTTCCCCGAGTCGGCCGGCGCCCTCAACGACTACCCGATCGCCCTCCTCAAGAACGCGCCCAACGCGTCCGCCGCCGAGGCGTTCGTCGAGCTGGTGCGTTCCGCCGAAGGTCAGCGGGTCCTGACCGGTGCCGGGTTCCTGAAGCCGTGAGCGAGGACCCCGGCGGCCAGGGCGACACCGTGACGGACGGGGCCACGAGGCCACGGCAGGAGCGGAAGCGGCGACAGGCACGGGAAGGGCGACAGGCACGGCGACGACTGCGCGGTCCCGTGCCCGTCCCCCTGCTGCTGCCCGCGCTGCTCGGGCTGGCCTTCCTCGTCCTGCCGCTGATCGCGCTGCTCCTGCGGACGCCGTGGTCGAGCCTGCCGGAGCAGCTGACCAGCCCCGAGGTGTGGGAGGCGCTGCGGCTGTCGCTGCTGTGCGCGACACTGGCCACGGCCGTGAGCCTGGTGCTCGGGGTGCCGTTGGCGTGGCTGCTGGCCCGGGTCGAGTTTCCGGGCCGTGGTCTCGTACGGGCCCTCGTCA
Coding sequences:
- a CDS encoding phage Gp37/Gp68 family protein: MGDRSTIEWTEATWNPTTGCDRISPGCDNCYALTLSRRLKAMGVAKYQADGDPRTSGPGFGLTPHPDALAIPRQWRAPRMVFVNSMSDLFHAKVPLDFVRQVFQVIAETPQHTYQLLTKRARRLRRVAGELDWPSNLWMGVSVEDAEHLDRVDDLRQVPAAVRFLSCEPLLGPLTGLHLGGIGWVIAGGESGPHHRPVEEEWLVDIRDACNDAGVPFFFKQWGGRSPKSGGRELDGATWDEMPPRLPVAAH
- a CDS encoding three-Cys-motif partner protein TcmP, whose translation is MAVPKDAVWERDPHTAAKHDLLKRYLEAWAPILLSRLDVISYAEGFAGAGVYKQGEPGSPVIAYEVFAEALNRFPKRMRVILMEEDARRVKELQHQIELARSRQTDDITRRIAVDIRHGDFHPALLQRLRSIGALGKPLFVLLDSFGGPDIPFSLLQELGRHPSTEVMVTFEPSFLTRFAEKHDGHRQLGDEAFGSQEWQGVFQQSPSRKFTFLREQYRNTLRQAGFTHTLYFEMVDEGGRMLYLIFGTQHELGLEKMKDAMWKVDPSYGVRYRDPRDTQQQMLDLVFEPDTAPLRRILHDFISETPGGRTIPELKRYALLETVYRPAQVIEAIRQLREAGAVTTEPRAINAKTRVSLATTPPTTRPSAEQGALW
- a CDS encoding CrcB family protein, with translation MNWLMVIAGALVGAPLRYLTDRAVQARHYTVFPWGTFTVNVAACVLLGFLTGATTATTVPAAVQHLIGLGLCATLSTYSTFSFETMRLTETGAGLLAATNAIASVVAGLTAAFLGTALAHATLT
- the crcB gene encoding fluoride efflux transporter CrcB, which gives rise to MHFDDQPDHHPAHRSEPADPPTGRQAEPVDPDTAVDPWPPQRDPGPRRRQAEILGAIAAGGVIGACARYGATLLWPTAPGTFPWTTFWINVTGCAAMGLLMVLITERTTAHPLVRPFLSTGLLGGYTTFSTYAVDAQHLIDDGQAGTALLYLAATLAAALLAVWATAALTRLVAPPRPARDGGRA
- a CDS encoding pyridoxal phosphate-dependent aminotransferase, producing MSNVSKASAARISRRAQDVAPFYAMEFAKQAAALAAQGHDVVKLSLGEPDFGAPPAVRDAMREAMDGRPMTYTAALGLPALREEIARFYGERHGVEVDPARVVVTAGASAALVLATAALVDPGDEVLIADPSYPCNRQIVESFGADVTLVPTTAASRFQLDAASVRSHWTDRTRGVMVATPSNPTGTSVPADELAALCDLARERGAWRLVDEIYLDLGDHDERGRPPASALSYDPDAVVINSFSKYFGMTGWRLGWCVVPEPLVPAVERLAQNYFLCASTPAQHAALACFTPESLAVCEARRVEFGERRALVLDGLARIGLPVPVPPDGAFYVYFDVRGTGLTSWQFCERALREAHVALTPGRDFGTHTAETHVRLSYAASADDLREGIARLGKFMATLR
- a CDS encoding helix-turn-helix transcriptional regulator: MQSYTIGQAARLLGVSPDTARRWADAGRVATRRDESGRRLVDGRDLAAFSVELATDVGGEDDVPYTSARNAFPGIVTAVKLGDVAAQVEIQAGPHRLVSLLTREAVEELGLEVGMEATARVKSTNVHIDRT
- the modA gene encoding molybdate ABC transporter substrate-binding protein, translated to MLNRPALRTAATSATALLTLSACSSSDDTSARSGSPKLSGTVTVFAAASLQESFTALGKRFEKDHPGTKVTFSFGGSDSLAAGITGGAPADVFASASPRTMEIVTDAGDASGAPATFVRNRLEIAILPGNPDRIGSLKDLARSGLKVVLCDEDVPCGAAARKALDAGGLRLTPVSYEQDVKAALTKVGLKEADAAVVYRTDVRAAGDKVEGVEFPESAGALNDYPIALLKNAPNASAAEAFVELVRSAEGQRVLTGAGFLKP